One genomic segment of Rhizorhabdus phycosphaerae includes these proteins:
- a CDS encoding SDR family NAD(P)-dependent oxidoreductase, protein MSGRLAGRRALIIGAAPGNLGDVIARLYRAEGAQVAIAGRREEATAGLASDIHALGIAADITVEADLDRLFRQVDEAWGGIDIAVNASGWGLLVPFLQCSRDEIDRMCALQFAGPFQFFQRAVAMMSRAGAGGGSLIQISSVTAQIMMDDHAAYMGTKAGFDHVMRCIAHEFGPAGIRANSLAPGGIADTPMSGGGLNLPQVAALYAREIPLGRPGVAAEVADAALWLASDESRFVTGQTIHVSGGQTLRRNPRFAEVAALFAETG, encoded by the coding sequence ATGAGCGGACGGCTGGCGGGGCGGCGCGCACTCATCATCGGGGCCGCACCGGGCAATCTGGGCGACGTCATCGCCCGCCTCTACCGCGCGGAAGGCGCGCAGGTCGCGATTGCCGGGCGGCGCGAGGAAGCGACAGCGGGCCTGGCGAGCGACATCCACGCGCTGGGCATCGCAGCCGACATCACCGTGGAGGCCGATCTCGACCGCCTGTTCCGGCAGGTCGACGAGGCGTGGGGCGGGATCGACATAGCGGTCAACGCCAGCGGCTGGGGGCTGCTCGTGCCCTTCCTCCAGTGCAGCCGCGACGAGATCGACCGGATGTGTGCGCTCCAATTCGCCGGGCCGTTCCAGTTCTTCCAGCGCGCCGTGGCGATGATGAGCCGCGCGGGCGCCGGTGGCGGCAGCCTGATTCAGATCTCCTCGGTCACCGCCCAGATCATGATGGACGATCACGCAGCCTATATGGGCACCAAGGCGGGTTTCGACCATGTCATGCGCTGCATCGCGCACGAGTTCGGTCCGGCGGGTATCCGCGCCAATTCGCTTGCCCCGGGCGGCATCGCCGACACACCGATGTCGGGCGGCGGGCTGAACCTGCCTCAGGTCGCAGCGCTCTATGCGCGGGAGATTCCGCTCGGGCGGCCGGGCGTCGCCGCAGAGGTGGCCGATGCCGCCCTATGGCTTGCGAGCGACGAGTCTCGGTTCGTTACCGGGCAGACGATCCATGTGAGCGGCGGCCAGACGCTTCGCCGCAATCCGCGCTTTGCCGAGGTTGCCGCGCTGTTCGCCGAGACAGGCTGA
- a CDS encoding sugar MFS transporter, with product MALPPDIAQTARSATDQAPAINAPSLRFFVFGLFFIFGGITSLNDIIIPKLKELFTLNYTQAMLVQFCFFAAYAIVGIPGAQLVKRIGYMRGATVGLLAMMLGCLLFIPASAYAAYPLFLFALFVLASGVVVVQVVANPLISLLGPARTASSRLTFAQAFNSLGTTLFPYVGAILILGSLAGTNAQGLSGAALDAYRTAESRAIVHGYVGLAVALAIIAGVVWLLRDRLKGERHESGSVLSGLALLRRPRFGFGTLSIFLYVGAEVAIGSLLVSYLMQPHALGLSEQAAGKLIPFYWGGALIGRFVGSATLRFVNPGVALAGVATIAIALVALAAGVPGHVGAYALLAVGLANAIMFPTIFSLACARLGTQAADGSGIINVAICGGAIVPLLVGGLADWSGSLSVALLLPIACYALIGGYGIFARKPAN from the coding sequence ATGGCTCTACCTCCCGACATCGCCCAGACCGCTCGCTCCGCCACCGATCAGGCGCCGGCGATCAACGCACCTTCGCTGCGCTTCTTCGTCTTCGGGCTGTTCTTCATCTTCGGTGGGATCACGTCGCTCAACGACATCATCATCCCCAAGCTGAAGGAGCTGTTCACGCTCAACTACACGCAGGCGATGCTGGTGCAGTTCTGCTTCTTCGCGGCTTATGCGATCGTCGGCATACCGGGGGCGCAGCTGGTCAAGCGGATCGGCTATATGCGCGGCGCGACGGTTGGGCTGCTGGCGATGATGCTGGGCTGTCTGCTGTTCATCCCGGCAAGCGCCTATGCCGCCTATCCGCTGTTCCTGTTCGCGCTGTTCGTGCTCGCCAGCGGGGTCGTGGTGGTGCAGGTCGTTGCCAATCCGCTGATCAGCCTGCTCGGGCCCGCGCGCACCGCTTCCAGCCGGCTGACCTTCGCCCAGGCTTTCAACTCGCTCGGCACGACGCTCTTTCCCTATGTCGGGGCGATCCTGATCCTCGGCAGCCTTGCCGGAACCAACGCGCAGGGGCTGTCGGGTGCGGCGCTCGATGCCTATCGGACGGCGGAAAGCCGGGCGATCGTCCACGGCTATGTCGGGCTCGCCGTCGCGCTGGCGATCATCGCCGGCGTCGTCTGGCTGCTCCGCGACCGGCTGAAGGGCGAAAGGCATGAAAGCGGCAGCGTCCTGTCGGGGCTCGCCCTCCTGCGCCGGCCGCGTTTCGGCTTCGGCACGCTGTCGATCTTCCTCTATGTCGGCGCGGAGGTTGCGATCGGATCGCTGCTGGTCAGCTATCTGATGCAGCCGCATGCGCTCGGCCTGTCCGAGCAGGCGGCGGGCAAGCTCATTCCCTTCTACTGGGGCGGGGCGCTCATCGGCCGCTTCGTCGGCTCGGCCACGCTGCGTTTCGTCAATCCGGGCGTAGCGCTGGCGGGGGTTGCGACGATCGCGATCGCACTGGTGGCGCTGGCGGCGGGCGTGCCGGGGCATGTCGGCGCCTATGCGCTGCTGGCGGTCGGCCTTGCCAATGCGATCATGTTTCCGACGATCTTTAGCCTGGCCTGCGCGCGCCTGGGAACGCAGGCGGCGGACGGGTCGGGGATCATTAACGTCGCGATCTGCGGCGGTGCGATCGTGCCGCTGCTCGTGGGCGGCCTGGCCGACTGGAGCGGCAGCCTGTCGGTCGCGCTGCTGCTGCCGATTGCCTGCTATGCGCTGATCGGCGGCTACGGTATCTTCGCGCGCAAGCCGGCGAATTGA
- a CDS encoding VOC family protein: MPVREDRAPIDQIGFVTDDLDHAVRFWSESLGVGPWQVYRNVALDGHYLGQPTRVVIDVALGYRGTEQIEFIQVRSDTPSPYQGEGGQPLAGLHHLAWIVDDLDAEAALLDARGMRRVFSAENIAVRVIYFADPKQPGVLFELICGAGSREGHDAGLALSRDWDGRSTLPEIDLGAVA, encoded by the coding sequence ATGCCCGTCCGCGAGGACCGCGCGCCGATCGACCAGATCGGCTTCGTCACCGACGACCTGGACCATGCCGTCCGCTTCTGGAGCGAGAGCCTGGGCGTGGGGCCGTGGCAGGTCTATCGCAACGTCGCCCTGGACGGTCACTATCTCGGACAGCCGACCCGCGTCGTCATCGACGTGGCGCTCGGCTATCGCGGGACCGAGCAGATCGAGTTCATCCAGGTCCGCAGCGACACCCCCTCCCCCTATCAAGGCGAGGGCGGCCAGCCGCTCGCCGGGCTCCACCACCTGGCCTGGATCGTCGACGATCTCGATGCCGAGGCTGCGCTGCTCGACGCGCGCGGAATGCGGCGCGTCTTCTCAGCGGAGAATATCGCGGTGCGGGTCATCTATTTCGCCGACCCGAAGCAGCCCGGCGTGCTGTTCGAACTGATCTGCGGCGCCGGATCGCGCGAGGGGCATGATGCCGGATTGGCCCTGTCGCGCGACTGGGACGGGCGATCGACACTGCCCGAGATCGACCTGGGAGCAGTGGCATGA
- a CDS encoding PqqD family protein: protein MITLSSSVQASPDMLTADVEGETVMMDAESGYYYNLDPIGSRIWHALAEPTRVDALCDRLAEDFDAPIEVIRKDVLALLESLVERKLLLVEGD from the coding sequence ATGATCACGCTGTCCTCTTCCGTCCAGGCGTCGCCCGATATGCTCACCGCCGATGTCGAGGGTGAGACGGTGATGATGGATGCCGAGAGCGGCTATTATTATAATCTCGATCCGATCGGCAGCCGTATCTGGCACGCGCTGGCGGAGCCGACCCGCGTCGATGCGCTCTGCGACCGACTGGCCGAGGATTTCGACGCCCCGATCGAGGTGATCCGCAAGGATGTGCTCGCGCTGCTTGAGTCGCTGGTCGAGCGCAAGCTGCTGTTGGTCGAGGGCGACTGA
- a CDS encoding calcium-binding protein: MPGIIFSGTAGADSVTGSDNSDALAGAAGNDTLIGGPGDDYLEGGAYQVADGGSDFIDGGTGRDEAGYRHETTGVSVDLRLQGVAQNTGGGGIDTLMSIEDLVGTSFADTLVGDDGDNKIDGIDGNDFIDGRGGDDDLFLYSFLNATSATLLGGDGNDIIRVFRVDNVTLNGGNGSDIIVAGDYDNATVDAGSGDDIVTLSSYLGNATITLGAGSDTIFLPPIGNYGVDTPGSRFVTDFTAGNGGDRVDLFSYVSDNNLSGYITVSTNPLYRNNPFSTGHFRLVESGGDTLLQIDADGPTALGGYYRDFVTLVTLRNVRTSDLTAFNLGGYVLPNMSTATGGSDDDTLTGSPAADQLNGASGNDTLIGGGGVDTMIGGVGNDTYSIDNRGDVVTEAVGGGDDSVTANVTWTLGPGQEVEQISAASGFVSFNLSGNEFSQRLNGNEGANLLVGLAGNDTLVGNGGSDTLDGGTGADSMIGGAGDDVFFLDSAADVAVEGANGGSDTIVAGYSLTLGENFEHLTLLEGSAALSGTGTAAPNLLVGNSQANNLSGEAGNDTLDGGAGNDTMAGGIGDDTYYVDSPSDQIMEVPGGGSDTVMISASYTLSANVENLIVISGLANLIASGNELDNRLTSDHSSTVLNGGDGNDTIEGGDGNDRLAGDAGNDLLKAIGGHDILLGGDGADTISGSIGNDHLYGQSASGGPDGGDILTGGAGADYMQGNAGNDILDGGAGSDRINGGADADTIRGEEGNDTVNGNLGADIIDGGFGNDSLRGGQGNDSIFGGGGNDVISGDLGVDTLIGGGGSDAFIFGGRASLFAGTSADVVTDFQIGTDTISVGYTVQTILTGAAQSSFSEAAIAAQQLFNSREGNGEVAAIPVGSDTYLFYSSNGGITADSAVQFLGVDSSTIMIANFT, translated from the coding sequence ATGCCGGGCATTATATTCTCAGGTACCGCCGGGGCAGATAGCGTCACGGGTAGCGATAACTCCGATGCACTCGCGGGCGCCGCCGGCAATGACACCCTGATCGGTGGGCCTGGCGACGATTATCTAGAAGGCGGTGCTTACCAAGTCGCCGATGGCGGCAGCGATTTCATCGATGGTGGTACTGGACGTGATGAAGCCGGCTACAGGCACGAGACGACAGGTGTCTCGGTAGACCTCAGGCTTCAGGGTGTCGCCCAGAACACTGGCGGTGGCGGAATCGATACGCTGATGAGCATCGAGGATCTGGTCGGGACCAGTTTCGCAGACACGCTCGTTGGCGACGATGGGGATAATAAGATCGACGGCATCGACGGGAATGATTTCATCGATGGCCGCGGGGGTGACGACGACCTTTTTCTCTATTCGTTCTTGAACGCGACCAGCGCCACCCTGCTTGGTGGAGACGGTAATGACATAATTCGCGTGTTCCGTGTCGATAACGTCACCCTCAATGGCGGCAACGGATCAGATATCATCGTCGCTGGGGACTATGACAACGCCACTGTCGACGCCGGCAGCGGCGACGATATCGTCACGCTGAGCTCCTATCTGGGTAATGCCACGATCACGCTGGGAGCGGGTTCCGACACGATATTCCTGCCACCTATAGGTAATTACGGCGTCGATACGCCCGGATCACGTTTCGTAACAGATTTCACGGCTGGCAATGGCGGTGATCGCGTCGATCTTTTTTCTTATGTGAGTGACAACAACCTATCTGGATATATTACGGTATCAACCAATCCTCTTTACAGAAACAATCCCTTTTCGACGGGGCATTTTCGGCTTGTCGAATCTGGCGGCGATACGTTGTTGCAGATCGATGCTGACGGACCGACAGCACTCGGAGGGTACTACCGCGACTTCGTTACCCTTGTTACGCTGCGCAATGTCAGGACGAGCGATCTCACGGCTTTCAATCTTGGCGGCTATGTCCTCCCCAACATGAGCACGGCGACGGGGGGGAGTGACGACGATACTCTGACCGGCTCTCCTGCGGCAGACCAGTTGAACGGGGCAAGCGGCAACGACACACTGATCGGAGGTGGCGGGGTCGACACGATGATCGGCGGCGTCGGAAATGACACCTACAGCATCGACAACCGAGGCGATGTCGTAACCGAAGCCGTGGGTGGCGGAGACGACAGCGTCACCGCAAATGTCACATGGACATTAGGCCCAGGCCAAGAGGTTGAACAAATCTCAGCTGCAAGCGGGTTTGTCTCTTTCAACCTGAGTGGCAATGAGTTCAGCCAACGCTTGAACGGCAACGAAGGGGCGAACCTGCTCGTCGGGCTTGCTGGCAATGACACGCTTGTCGGAAATGGGGGCAGCGACACGCTTGACGGCGGAACTGGCGCGGACTCCATGATCGGCGGTGCTGGCGATGATGTTTTTTTTCTGGATTCAGCCGCCGATGTCGCAGTGGAAGGTGCGAATGGCGGCAGCGATACGATCGTGGCGGGCTATAGTCTCACGCTGGGCGAAAATTTCGAACACCTGACGCTCTTGGAAGGCTCCGCAGCCCTCTCGGGCACTGGCACCGCCGCTCCCAACTTGCTCGTCGGAAACAGCCAGGCCAACAACTTGTCGGGCGAGGCTGGCAACGATACGCTCGATGGAGGCGCCGGAAACGATACAATGGCCGGCGGTATCGGAGACGATACCTACTATGTCGACAGCCCAAGCGATCAGATCATGGAGGTTCCTGGCGGCGGCTCCGATACGGTCATGATCAGTGCAAGTTATACGCTCAGCGCTAATGTTGAAAATCTTATCGTGATCAGCGGCTTGGCCAATCTGATCGCCAGCGGCAACGAATTAGACAATCGTCTAACCAGCGATCATTCATCCACCGTCCTCAATGGTGGCGATGGGAATGACACGATCGAGGGTGGCGACGGTAACGATCGACTTGCAGGCGACGCCGGCAACGACTTGCTGAAGGCGATTGGCGGTCATGATATACTTCTCGGTGGCGATGGCGCCGATACTATATCGGGCAGTATCGGCAACGACCATCTGTACGGCCAATCTGCAAGTGGCGGCCCGGACGGAGGTGACATTCTGACCGGTGGCGCCGGGGCAGACTACATGCAGGGCAACGCCGGCAACGACATACTAGATGGCGGGGCAGGATCGGATCGCATCAATGGAGGCGCGGACGCCGACACAATCCGGGGTGAAGAAGGCAACGATACCGTTAACGGAAATCTTGGAGCCGACATCATAGACGGAGGGTTTGGCAATGACTCATTGCGTGGTGGTCAGGGCAACGACTCAATCTTCGGCGGGGGCGGTAACGATGTGATCAGCGGCGATCTGGGTGTCGATACTCTCATCGGTGGCGGAGGCAGCGATGCGTTTATCTTTGGCGGTAGAGCGTCGCTCTTCGCTGGCACCTCTGCTGACGTGGTAACAGATTTTCAGATCGGTACTGACACGATATCTGTTGGCTATACTGTGCAGACAATTTTGACAGGCGCGGCGCAGTCGAGTTTTTCAGAAGCTGCCATAGCAGCTCAGCAGTTGTTTAACAGCCGGGAAGGGAACGGGGAGGTCGCGGCCATCCCCGTAGGTAGCGATACCTATCTTTTTTACTCGAGCAACGGTGGAATTACCGCTGACTCCGCTGTGCAATTTCTGGGAGTAGATTCTTCTACGATCATGATTGCGAACTTCACTTGA
- a CDS encoding DUF6265 family protein, whose translation MGIRSRPRRSLLAVAAALALSTGSGASTTARLSDLSWLAGHWLECSPRGEAMETWTDGRGGVMLGLSKSIRKDHTSWELSRIDETPEGIVFFASPKDQAATAFKAVSITTGKVVFENPGHDFPQRVLYVREGDRLTGRIEGMLDGKPKAIEWRYRLSPLDATCAIDPQTLHGEHRR comes from the coding sequence ATGGGCATAAGATCAAGACCGCGTCGGAGCCTTCTGGCGGTCGCTGCGGCCCTGGCGCTGTCGACCGGAAGCGGCGCATCGACAACGGCGCGACTTTCCGACCTTTCATGGCTGGCCGGCCATTGGCTCGAATGCTCTCCCCGAGGCGAAGCGATGGAGACCTGGACCGATGGCCGGGGCGGCGTAATGCTCGGGCTCAGCAAATCAATCCGCAAGGATCACACAAGCTGGGAACTGTCGCGCATCGACGAAACGCCCGAGGGCATCGTCTTCTTCGCCAGCCCCAAGGATCAAGCCGCGACCGCGTTCAAAGCCGTGTCGATCACCACGGGCAAGGTCGTCTTCGAAAATCCCGGCCATGATTTTCCGCAGCGCGTTCTCTACGTGCGCGAAGGCGACAGGCTGACGGGAAGGATCGAGGGCATGCTCGACGGAAAGCCAAAAGCGATCGAGTGGCGCTACCGTCTCTCGCCACTCGACGCGACATGCGCCATCGATCCGCAGACACTGCATGGCGAGCACAGACGATAA